The nucleotide window TTGACCTGGCTTTCGTGATCGGCGCCCTCCAGGGAGTCCTTGGCATTCCCCGAGGGCGCGGCCTGACCATTGCGTCCGCAACCGGCCAGGAGCGGCAGGCTCAGGGCGGTCGCGGCCAGCAGGACCATCATCCGGCGCGGGCCGGCGCTCATGCGTGTCATGGGATAACCTCGCTTCACTTGCTCGAATCCAGGTAGAACGTCTCGTCCAGCAGGCCCAGGGCGTGCAGCAGGTCGATGCGCGCCGTCAGCAGCTGGTGGCGGGCCAGGGCCGCGTTGGCCCGCGCCGCCTTCATCGCCGTGCGAGCGTCCCGCAGTTCCAGCTCGGAGCCGGCGCCACTCTCGCGGCGGGTGTGGGCGATCTCCAGGCCCTCGGCCGCCGCCTCCGCGTTCCGCTCCCAGGCCATCATGTCCAGGCTGCGCCGCTGCAATTCATCCAGGGCCGTGCGCACATCAAGGCCGATGGCGTCCAGCAGTTGGGACTCGTCGGCCTGGGCCTTGCGCAGGTCCTGCCGTCCCTTGGCCACCTGCGCCGCCGTGCGGAATCCACTGAAAAGGGGCAGGCTGGCCTGCAGGCCCACGTTCCAGCTGCTGCGCCACGTCTCCTCCTGGGAGAACATGTCCCACTGGTTGGCGTGCTCCAGGTTGGCGAAGGCGGCCAGGGTGGGCAGGTGGTCGCTCTGGTAGACGCGCACGGCCCGGCGATAGCCCTCCACCGCGTTGGTGGCGAGATCGCGTTCCGGACGATGGCGCTGGGCCAAGGCGACCAGCCGCTCCCGCTCCCCGCCGGGCAGCGAGCCCTCGGCCAGCAGGCCGGGGAACTCCGCCGCCAGGGCGGAACAGGCCAGCTCGAAGGCACGGATGCCCAGCTCCGTGCCGGGTTCGAGGGCCAACTGCAGGACCAGGGCGGCGCGGGCCTGGTCCAACTGGTCCTCCGCCTCGCGCAGGGCGGGAATGGAGTTCATGTGCTCCACCTCGCTGCGCAGCAGGTCGAAACGGGAGAGGGCGCCGATCTCGTGGAGCAGGCGGGCGTCTTCGAGGCGGGCCTTGGTCCCCTCCACCACCTCCTCGTTCAAGACGCGCAGCTCCTCCAGCAGGGCGATGCTGGAGTAGCCGGTGAGGAAGCCGCGCAGGAGGGCGGCCCGCTGCACGGCGAGGGACGCCTCGGCGACGCGCTCGTAGCTGCGCGCCACGCCGATGGCCTGGAAGGCGCTGCCGGAGAAGAGCAACTGGGTGAGGCCCAGATTGAAGCTGTAGTTGTCGTCGGCCGCCGTGGTCAGGGTCAAGGAATCGAACTTGAAATCCTGGATGTTGCCCAGGTGCGTCCCCGTGGCGCTCAGCTGGAGGCTGGGCAGGGTGGCGGCGCCGGTCTCGACCACGTCCAGGCGCGCCTTGCGACGGTCCGCCAGCGCTTTCTGGTAGTCCCGGTTGTGCTCCAGCAGCCATTGGACGGCCTCACCCACCGGCGGCTCGAAACGCTCGACGGCCCACAGCGGGCGCAGATAGGCCAGGCTGCCGCCCAGGATCACCCATCCCAGCCACAACAAGCGGCTATTTGTCCTCATGAAGCCCCCGCTCATGGATCTGGATACCCTCGAACAGAATACGCATCAATTCCCGCAGAAAGGTCTCGTCATCCAGTTCGATGAAGCGCTGCCGCCGGTTGTGCAGATAGATGTGGAACATGGAGACGACGATGGAGACGGGCGCCTCGACCACCAGGTCCCGGCGGAAGATGCCGCGCTCGACGCCGGTGGTCACGAGGGCGCCGATCAGGGTGAAGAGCGGTTTGTCGCCCTGGCAGGCCCCTTCGATCTGCCTGCCCAGCTCGGGGCCGATGCCCAGCTCGGGATCGCCCGTCATGAGGCGCCCCATGAGCGGGCGCTCCACCAGCCAGTCGGGCATGCGGCGGATGATGGCCTCGATCGCCAGGCGGGGATCCTCATGTCCGGCCGCCGCCTCGCTGGCCGCCTCGGTCATCAGGCGCTGCTCGCGGCTGACCACCTGCATGAAGAGATCCTCCTTGCTGGTGGCATGCAGATAAATACTGCCCTTGGCGATGCCGGCGTCGCGGGCGATGTCATCCAGCACAGTCCGACGAAAGCCATAAAGGGCGAAGCGCCGGGCGGCCGCTTCCAGCAGAAGATCCGCTTTGTCCATGACGACTCCTGACTGCCTGACCCGTTGACCCGAAGACCTGATGACTCATGTAACCCATTTGGTCAAGCGGGTCACATAGTCACGCATTCTCAGGACATTGGCAAGTGCTGGGTTGTGAAAGCCATGCTACGTCGCCGGGGGACTGCGAGGTGTTGCCCTGGTGCTGCCCTGGTGTTGCCCTGGTGCTGCCCTGGTGCTGCCCTGGTGCTGCCCTGGTGCTGCCCTGGTGATGCCCTGGCGTCGACCAGGTGATGCCCTGGTGCTGCCCTGGTGTTGCCCTGGTGATGCCCTGGTGCTGCCCTGGTGTTGCCCTGGTGATGCCCTGGTGTTGCCCTGGTGCTGCCCTGGCGTCGACCAGGTGTTGCCCTGGTGATGGCCTGGTGCTGCCCTGGCGTCGACCAGGTGTTGCCCTGGTGATGGCCTGGTGCTGCCCTGCTGTTGCCCTAAATCCAATCCAACGGGCCGAAGTCATGCCGCCGCCCGGACCTGACATTGCAGGCACCCAATGCTATACTCAGCGGCCGTGGCGGTGGGCGGCAAGGGAAGTTGACAGGAACATCCATGACCCTGCAGATCCTCAAATCGAAGATCCACAAGGCCCGTGTCACGGCCACGAACCTGGACTACAACGGGAGCTTGGCCATCGATCCGGGCATCTACGAGGCTTGCGGCATGGTGGCCTTCGAGAAGGTCCTGGTGGGCAACCTGACCAACGGCCAGCGCTTCGAGACCTACCTCATCCCCGCCGAGCGCGGCAGCCGGGAAGTCTCGCCCAACGGCGGCGTGGCCCGGCTCTGCCAGCCCGGCGACCAGCTCGTCGTGATGAGTTTCGCCTGGGTGGACGCCCAAGACCGGCCGCTGCCCCAGGTCATCGTGCTGGATGGCGACAACCGCATTGTGGATCGACCGGACTACGGGGAAATGCGATGAGATGCCTGGTGCTGCTGATGACCGGGTTGTTGATGTGTGGCGCCCCGATCCGCGCCGTGGAGACGGATCCTCGCCTGACCTCCCTGCGGGACAGCCTTGCCCTTGGCATCGACCGGCTCCAGGAGGCCTGGCAGCGCACCGAGCGGGCGCAGACCGACAGCCTCAAACAGCGCATCCAGGGCGGCCCGGCCCTCGCCTGGAAGGACTGGGCCTTCAACAGGGCGCCGCGCCGGGGCATGAGTGGCGACGACATCATCCAACTGGCCGAGCTGCACTCCTGGCTCAACCGCTTCGACATGGAAGGCTGCTACAACGAGCAGCTGGAGTGCTACAAGCGCGCCATGTTGATGCCGGGGACTGAGGCAAGGGCCCTGCGCCGCCTGCACGCCGAGTATCACGCGGCCGGTTTCGCTCCGGGCGTGATCCAGACCGGTCTCAGCCTCCACCAGCTGGACCGCCGCAAATCGCTGGAGCAAGGGGTGGGCCGCAACCTGGCGCAGGCCTATCTCATGGTGGGGGATCGCAGGGAGGCCCTGCGCTGGATCAAGCGCCACCTGCGACAGCATGCGGGGGATGACGCGGCGCGCGATCTCAAGCGCCGCATCCGCAACATGAAGAAACAGCCCTCGTGAGAATTCCGCTCGCTTTCAAAGCTGTTGTATCCTAAGCTACCCCGTCCGGAACCCGCCCATACATCATTCATCTTGGACAAGCGCGGTCCCTGGGCCGCCGGCGGGCGTTTCCCATCAGGAGAAGGAGAGCCTCATGCGTCGCTTGCTGGGTTTGGGATTGCTGCTGGCCGGGCTGCAGAGCGCCTCGGCCGCCTGGCACCAGGTCTTCGTGCCCATCCAGGACAAAAGCGGGCTGCCCCGCCTGGCGGAGGCCCTGGGGGGGCTGGATCCCTGCGGCACCGTGCTGACCGAGGCGGGGATCGAACTTCCCCTGGAGGACGCCGAGCTGGCGGCCGTGACCCGGGCCGGCCTCAATCCCAAGGTGCTCATCGCCGACCTGGAGCAGCACTACGCCGATCGCCTCACGGCGGACCGCAACTACGGCGCCTACCACACCTTCAGCGAAGGCATGGCCGCCATCAACCAGCTCCACGCTGATTTCCCGGACATCGTGGGGGCTCCCATCTCCCTCGGCACCAGCCACCAGGGCAATCCCATCTGGGCCTTCAAGGTCTCCGACAATCCCGGCATCGACGAGGACGAGCCGGAAGTGCTCTACGGCGGCTACATCCATGCGCGGGAGGCCATCACCATTGAAGTGCTGCTGCATTTCCTGAACCACCTCACCAGCAACTATGGCACGGACCCGCGGGTGACGGCCATCGTGGACGAGCGGGAACTGTGGTTCATCCCCTTCATGAATCCCGATGGCGTCCTCTACAACGAGAGCACCAACCCCAACGGCGGCGGCATGTGGCGCAAGAACCGCCGCAACAACGGCGATGGCAGCTGGGGCGTGGACCTCAACCGCAACTACGGCTACCAGTGGGGCTACGACAATTCGGGTTCCAGCCCCACCCCTTCAAGCGAGACCTACCGCGGTCCGGCCGCCTTCAGCGAGCCGGAGGACATGGCGGTGCGCACCTTCATCAACAGCCGCAACTTCGTCGCCGCCCTCTCCTACCACAGCTACAGCAACCTTTACATCTACCCCTTCGGCTACACCAACATCCATGCACCGGAGCCGGACCACAGCGCCTTCGTCATCATGACGGACCTGATGAGCAACTTCAACGGCTACACCTGCGGCGCCGCCTGGGAACTGCTCTACAACACCAACGGCGACACGGTGGACTGGTGTTACGGGGCGCAGGGCGAACACCCCAAGATCATGGCCATCACGCCGGAGGTGGGCACGGGCAGCGACGGCTTCTGGCCGGCCGAGTCCCGCATTCCCGCCCTGGTGGCGGAGAATCTGGAGCCCAATCTCCTCTTCGCCGAGATGGCGGGCAACCCCTGGAGCCAGCTGCCCCCCGCGGCGCCCGTGCTGGACGAGCTGGGTGAGGTGGGCGATGGCTACACCCTGACCTGGAGCACGCCCGCTCCCGACCCCAACAATCCCGCCCTCTCCTATGAGCTGCGCGAGCTGAGCGGCCCCACCCAGGGAACGGACTTTTTCGCCAGCGCCGCCAACTGGACGTCCGGAACGGTGGGCTTCGCCCTCAGTACGGCCCGCTCCTACAGCCCGCCCAACAGCTACTTCGGAGGCACCGGCCACAACCGCAACGCCACCGCGGTGCTGAACAGCGCCATCCAGGTGACGGCGGGCATGCAGCTGGCCATGCGGTCCTGGTACAACATCGAGACGAACTGGGATTACGGTTATGTGGAAGTCTCCACCAACGGCGTGACCTGGACGCCCATCGCCGGCAGCATCACCACCACCACCAACCCCAACGGCACCAACGACGGCAACGGCATCACCGGCGCCTCCAGCGGCTGGGTGGCGGCCACCTTCCCGCTGACGGCCTACGTGGGGCAGAGCATCAACGTCCGCCTGCGCTATGAGACGGACGGCGCGGTGCTGGGGGAAGGCTTCTATGTGGACGATTTCAGCCCCGTGCCGGCCTTCGCCTCCGAGACGACCATCGCCGACGGTCTGACCGCCGAGGCTTGGACGGTGGTCGACCAGTCGCCCGGGGACTGGTATTACAAAGTGCGTGCCCGCGACGCCGAGGACCAGCTCAGCGTGTGGTCCAACCTCATCCAGGTGAGCTCGACGGGCGGTGTGGACATGTCGCCGCCCGCCATCGCGCACACGCCCCTGCCCGACACCTCGGACGGGAGCGGACCCTGGACCGTGGCGGCGCTGATCAGCGACGCCTCCGGCGTGGCCTCGGCCACGCTTGAGAAGCGGGTGGGCGGCAGCGCCTGGAGCCTGATCCCCATGACCAACACGGCCGGCAACAACTGGAGCGCCGCCATTCCCGGCCCGGTGGCGCCCGGCCAGCTGGTGGAGTACCGCATCCGGGCGGTGGACGCCTCGCCCCAGGCCAACGAGGGTGTGAGCACGACCTGGTCTTTCCAGATCCTGCTGCCCGTCGGACTGGAGTATTGCCAGAGCTTCACCAGCGGCTTCGACGATTTCAGCGTCGTGCAGCACCTCCCCGGCGGCAACAGCTGGGTGATCGGCAGCTACACGGGCCAAGGCCAGACCGCCTACATCCAATACAGCAGCACCACCCAGGAGGACCACGCCTCCCTGCTCAGCCCTGTCTTCGACTGCCGCGACCAGGGCGCCCTCGGCCTGAGCTTCTGGCACCTCTTGCGCATGGGTTACAGCGGCGCCTTCACCGACGCCTGGGTCAAGGGCTCCGTCGACGGCGGCCTCACCTGGCCCTACATCCTGGGCGAGTGGCACGCCGACGGCACGGGCGGCGAGGTGACGGTGAGCGGGGTCAACACGCTGGACATCAGTTCCTGGGCAGCGGGCCAGGAGCAGGTGCGGATCAAGTTCGAGTTCCATGACCGCTACGACTGGTATTGGCATGTGGACAATGTCTGCCTGACGGGCAACCTGGCGGTGGCGCCCGATCCGGTGGAGGTGACCATCACGGCCCTGGGGGCGGACGTGCTGCTGTCCTGGCCCCCCTCGCCGGGCGCCGCGGGCTACCGCGTCTATGTCAGCGACGAGGCGCGGGAGGGTTTCACCCTGCTCGCCCAGGTGGCCGGCACCAGCCACCTGCATGTCAGCGCCCTCTCGCAGGAGCAGCGCTACTACATCGTGACCGCCGTGGCCGGCGCGCGGGCCGCCGCCGATCCGGCGGCGATCCCCACCCTTGACGCGCAGGACGGTCGTCGACCGGCCGCGCCGGAGGACAAGGTCCGCCCCTGAGCAGCCCGACCAGACAAAGAACAAGGGGCCGGCGGCGACGCCGGCCCTTTTTGTGGAAGGTGGTGGGCAAGTCCGCGCCGGTGTTCCTTGGGCAGGACTGTCCAGCGGGGCGCACGGCAATTTTTGCCAAGGTGTCCGACCAAGGGTCGGACACCTGTCTTCAGTTCTTGACTGGGGAATGATCCCGCGAACTGCAGTGCGCGCACTGTCCAATTTCTTGCCACATGGCGGCGAGCAACTGCGGCAGCCGATTGGAGGGGTGGACACGGACGTGGCCGGAACATCCGCAGCGGAGGCGATGGTCCAGTGGATGGGGCTGTCGCGGACATTGGACGGCAAGAATAGCCATGGTGTCCGACCCATGGTCGGACACCTGTCCACGAAATCGGCCATGAGTGCGGGGATGCCGTCGAAGCCCCGCGTCATAGCATCAAGGTGGCCAGCGAGAAATAGATGAGGAGGGTGGACAGGTCGGCCAGGGCCAGGGTCACCGGACCGGCGGCGATCTTGGGATCCAGGCGGGAGGAGTGCAGCAGGGCGGGGATGCCCAGTCCGATCGTGGTCGCCGACAACATGGCGAGCAGAATGCCGCCGCCCAGCACCAGGGTGGTCATCTTCTCGCCCAGCCACAACCAGGCCAGGGCGCCGGCCAGCAGGCCGCAGGAGACGCCCAGCAGGCCGGCGGTGGCCGCCTCGCGACGCAGGGTGGCCAGGAACCAGCGCAGGGTCGGTGTGCGGGTGCGCAGCTCCTGCACCGTCATTGTCATGGTCTGAATGCTGAGGCTTTCGCCCAGTCCCAGGACGAGGGTCATGAAGAAGGCCAGGGTGAGGGAGCGCGCCAGCGTCAGCTGGAAAGCGCCTGCCAGAAAGGCGCAGGCCAGGCCGCTGGCCACCGTGGCCAGCAGCCAGGGGAACCGGAAACGCCAGGCGGTGAGCGGACTGGCGCCGCGCACCTGCGAGATGCGGAAGCCGATCGCCTCGAACAACTCCTCCATCCGCTCGTGCTCGGTCACTTCGAAGATTTCTTCGGTGAAGGCCTTGACGTCCACCACGCCCAACAGCCGCTTGTCCGTGTCCACAACAGGAAAGGCAAGCAGCTTGTGCATGGCGAAGGCCTCGCATGCGTCCAGCACGGTGGAGGACTCGCGCAGGGTGCGGAGTTCGCGGATCATGTGATCCTGCAGCATGGCCTCGAGGGGGGTGGTGAGCAAGCGGCGCACGGGCAGGACGCCCGTCAACCGGCCCTGGCCGTCCTCCACATAGAAGTAGCTGATGACGTCGCTGTCGACCTTGTCCCGGATCTCGGCCAGGGCCTCGGCCATGCTCATGCCCTCGCGCAGGACAAGCGGGGCCGGCTGCATCAGGTTCCGGACGGAATGGTGCAGATGCGGGTGGTTTCTCATGAAGGATCTCGCGTTCGCGCGGCCGGAATCATGCCCCCAAGCTCAGGGCCTCAGTCGGGCAGCAGGTCGACGAACCCGGCCGCACGCTGTTCAGCGCATGGGCACCGCCTTGTATCCGTAGTAGATGACCGAGGCGGAGTTGTCCTCATAGATGCGCCGGAACTCGAAGCGCACGAGCATGCCGATGCTCACGTCGGTGAGGTCGCAGTCCGTGACCTGGGCTGTCAAGCGGCCGCCCTCCGTCGTCTCGATCACGGCCAGGGCATAGGGGGCCAAATCGCTGAAGGGTGAAGGCGGCACGCGGATCACGGTGAAGGTGAGCACCCGTCCCTGCCCTTCCAGATGTATCTCGTCGAAAGTGGGCCGCAGATTGCCCGGCACCACCAGACGCGGCGGGAAGCAGATCTCGCCCGTCTCGCGGCACCGGTTGGCCCTCAGGCGGTAGCGCTGCGGTTGCTCCCGCCAGACGCGGGCTGTCAAGGTTTGTGCCATCTCATGCCTCCAGGATGTGAACCACGGTGCTCCCGCCGCTTCCGCCCATGTTCTGCGCCAAGGCGCGCCGGACACGCTGGAGTTGCCGCCCCTCCTCCGCGCTGCCCCGCATCTGCTTGACGATTTCGACGATTTGCGCCACGCCGGTGGCGCCCACGGGATGGCCCTTGCTTTTCAACCCACCCGATGGGTTGACGGGAAAGCGACCATCGCGACCTGTCTCACCGGCCAGGGTGGCGGGTCCCGCCTGGCCCGGCGCATAGACACCAAGTGCCTCCAGCACCATCAACTCGGCGATGGTGAAGCAGTCATGGACCTCGGCGAAATCCATGTCGCCAATGCTCAGCCCGGCCATCTTCAAAGCCTGCCGGGCGGCCACGGTTGTGGACTCCAGCGCCGCCAGCTGGCGCCGACTGTGCAGGGCGATGCGGTCGCTGGCCTGGCCGCTTCCCGTGATGCGCACGAGCGGACGGCCCAGTTTGCGGGCCAACTCCACCGGCGCCAGGATCACGGCCGCGGCGCCGTCGCTCACCGGCGAGCAATCCAGGACGTGCAGCGGATCGGCGATCATGGTCGACTGCAGGACGGCATCCACGGTGATGGCGGAGCGAAACTGGGCGAGGGGATTCAACAGCCCGTTCCCATGATTCTTCACCGCCACGCTGGCCAGCATCTCCGACGTGGTGCCCCACTGCTCCATGTGGGCCCGTGCCATCATGGCATAGAGGCCGGGGAAAGTGGCCCCTTGAAAGCTCTCGTACTCCGCGTCGGCCGCGGTACCGAGGGCATAGGTGGCCTGGTTGAGATCCACATCGGTCATCTTCTCCACACCGCCGGCCAGGACGACCTCGCTGAGGCCGCTGGCCACCTCGATGAAGGCCTGGCGCACGGCGGCGCCGCCCGAGGCGCAAGCGGACTCGACCCGCGTGGCCGCGGCCGGCGTCACGCCCAGGTAGTCCGCCATCAGGCTGCCGACGTGCTCCTGTCCCACGAAGAGCCCGCCAGACATGCATCCGATGTACATGGAATCCAGATGATCCACTCCGGCATCCAGCATCGCCTGGCGGCCCGCTTCCACGAACAGGTCGCGGAAGCTGGTCTCCCACAGCTCGCCGAATCGCGTCATGCCGATGCCGATCACGGCCACGTCACGCATTTTCCACCTCATGTGTTGGCCGACCCGGGTCCCTGGCAAGGCGTGGGACCCGCCGCGGCGGAATTGTCAGGAGTTGCGCAGGATCTTGCGGCGGAACTTCACGTACTCGCCATAGCTCAAGTAGCGCTTGTGCTCGTCCAGCTGGGGGCGTGTCCCCAGCGCCAGCCCCTGCCGCCGGGTGATTTCGTCGGTGGCGGTGAGGACGAAACCGTCGGAGCCGGCGCCACTGCCATAGCTGACCATGAAGATGCGGTCGCCGGGTTTGGCCACGTCCAGGATGGCGGAGAGACCGAGGGGCGAGGCCCCCGAGTAGGTGTTGCCCAGCCAGGGAACCAGCCAGCCGGTGGTGAATTGCGGGCTGCGCACGTCAAAGCCAAGCTCCGTCGCCGCTTTCTGCGGAAACTTGCCGTTGGGCTGGTGGAAGACGCAATAGGCGAAGTCCTGAGGCCGCAGGCCGCTGCGTTCGAGCAGCGCCCGCCCGGCGCTCAGCACCGTGCGGAAGTAGGCCGATTCGCCCGTGAAGCGCCCGCCATGCTGGGGATAATGCTCGTGCTCCCGTCGCCAGAAATCCGGCGTGTCACTCATCCATGACACGGTGCAGTCCACGGTGGCCGCCACGTCGTCGGATCCCATGATGAAGGCGGCCGCGCCGGCGCTGGCGCTGTACTCCAGCGCGTCGCCGGGAGCGCCCTGGCTGGTGTCCGCGCCAATCCCCAGCGCACAGGGCATCTCGCCCGCCTTGACGAGGGAGTAGGCGACGTACATGGCCTCGCTGCCGGCCTTGCAGGCGAACTCGAAATCGGCGCAATGCACCAGGTGCCCGCAGCCGATGGCCTCGGCCACAGTCGTGCCGCTGGGCTTGACCGCGTATGGGTGGGACTCGCTGCCCACGTAGACGGCTCCCACGCTGGCCGGGTCGACGCCGGCCCGTGCCAGCGCCCGGCGGGCGGCCTCCACGGACAAGGTGATCACGTCCTGGTCCGGCGAGGGCACCGATTTCTCGTAGAGCAGCAAGCCGCGCTTGTAGCTTGCCGCGTCGGCGCCCCACACGGCGGCGATCTCCTCGAGCTTGATGCGGTTGCGGGGAAGGCAGGCTCCCCAGCCGACGATGCCGATTGCCATGGGGTCCTCCTGAGATGTGATGCTGAAAGATGTTGTCCGGAGTGAATGCCCTCGGTGGCATCCGCGCCTCGGTCGAGGCCGGTGCCCATTGATGCCCATCCAGGTTGGCCTGCCCGGAGCATGCGGCGGGGAGCCCGCCATCCGGATGTGATCGCCGATGATGGCGTGACATCCGTCGCGGGACCAGGCCCGCCGAGATCAGAGCGGGTCGACCAGCTCGGCCAGTTCGTCGGGCAGCTCCACCACCATCCGCAAGATGGCCTGGCCGTGCGTCTTGCCTTGGGCGTCGCTCTTGAGGGAGAGGGAACCACCTCCGCCCAGGCTCTCGCCCAGAATGAAATTCAATGCCAGCAGGTTGGGCAGTTCGAAACGTGCCACGTCGCCCAGGGCAATGCGCCGGAAGTGCTCTTTGACGCGCTCGGTTGTCAACCAGCCAAGGGCCCAGTCATAGACCCTCCGGTCGGCGAAGACCACACCCACGTTCGAATTGGCTCCCTTGTCGCCTGAGCGGGCCTGGGCGATTTGTTCCAGCAGCACTCTCATGCTTACTCCACGGTCACTCGCGTCTTCACCAGATGCTTGGGTATCAGGGCCGGCCAGAAAGCGATGATCTCCTGGGCCTTGGGGCGGCCTCCCGCGAATCCGGTGATGCCGGGCGGACCATTTGTGATCAAGGGAGCCAACTCCTTGCCGAAGCGATTGACCTTGACGCGGCTGTGGTCCCGCACGGACAAGCGCAACACCACCTCTTCGGCATCCTGCTCCGGCGCGATGCCCGGGTGGCAGGTGTTCACACCCAGGAATTCCGTCAGGGTCTCGTCATACTCGCAGCATTCCCGTCGCAGACGGTCCCAGATGATCTGCGCCGCCAGTTCGGCCTTCTTCCGCGCCCGCGGGCCGGACACCGTGAGTTGGCTGCTCGCCTTCCAGCCGGCAAGGTAGGAACACGACACCTTGAAGGTGTCCGTCGCGGGGGCGCCCCGGACGCCCCGCACCTCGACGCGGTCCTGGCCCGCCTGCTCCAGCGACAGGGTCGTGAAATCCACCCGCACGTCGGGTGAGATGTAATTGCGCGGATCACCCATCTCATAGAGCAACTGCTCGGTGATGCTGCGCACATTGACCAGCCCGCCCGTTCCCTCATGCTTGGTCACGGCGAAGCGCCCATTGGCTGCGGCCTCGACAATGGGGTAACCGATCCTGGCCATGTCCGGCACCTCCCACCAGCGGGAGTAGTTGCCGCCCGTGCACTGGGCTCCGCACTCGGTGATGTGCCCGGCCACCGTGCCGGCGGCGAGCAGATCCCAGTCGTCGCGTTGCCAGCCGAAGGCATGGATGAGTGGGCCCAAGGCCAGGCCCGGGTCGGAGACCCGGCCGGCCAGGACGATCTGGGCGCCCTGGTCCAGGGCCTCGGCGATGCAGAAGCTGTCGATATAGACGTTGGCCGATGTGATGCGGCCTCGGATGGACTCGAAGGGTTCACCCGTCTCCATGTTGCGGAAGTCAGCTCCCTGGCGGATGAGGTCGTCGAGCCGATCCAGGATGTCATCTCCCTCGACAACCCCCACGCGCAGCCATTTGCCCAGGTGTTCGGCGGTCTCCTCGAGCGCCGTGCGGCAGGCCTTTGGATTGACCCCCCCGGCATTGGTGATCACACGGATGTTCTTCTCCAGGCAAGCCGGCAGGATGCGCGCGGCCAGCTCCACGAAGTCGCGGGCGAAGCCGCTCTCCGGGTTCTTGAGACGCTGGCGCTGCATGATGGAAAGAGTGACCTCGGCCAGGTAGTCGAGGGTGAGGAAATCGATGCCGCCCCGCTCCACC belongs to bacterium and includes:
- a CDS encoding hydroxymethylglutaryl-CoA synthase, which produces MAIGIVGWGACLPRNRIKLEEIAAVWGADAASYKRGLLLYEKSVPSPDQDVITLSVEAARRALARAGVDPASVGAVYVGSESHPYAVKPSGTTVAEAIGCGHLVHCADFEFACKAGSEAMYVAYSLVKAGEMPCALGIGADTSQGAPGDALEYSASAGAAAFIMGSDDVAATVDCTVSWMSDTPDFWRREHEHYPQHGGRFTGESAYFRTVLSAGRALLERSGLRPQDFAYCVFHQPNGKFPQKAATELGFDVRSPQFTTGWLVPWLGNTYSGASPLGLSAILDVAKPGDRIFMVSYGSGAGSDGFVLTATDEITRRQGLALGTRPQLDEHKRYLSYGEYVKFRRKILRNS
- a CDS encoding acyclic terpene utilization AtuA family protein encodes the protein MRDIIRIANGQGFWGDSIDAPVHLVERGGIDFLTLDYLAEVTLSIMQRQRLKNPESGFARDFVELAARILPACLEKNIRVITNAGGVNPKACRTALEETAEHLGKWLRVGVVEGDDILDRLDDLIRQGADFRNMETGEPFESIRGRITSANVYIDSFCIAEALDQGAQIVLAGRVSDPGLALGPLIHAFGWQRDDWDLLAAGTVAGHITECGAQCTGGNYSRWWEVPDMARIGYPIVEAAANGRFAVTKHEGTGGLVNVRSITEQLLYEMGDPRNYISPDVRVDFTTLSLEQAGQDRVEVRGVRGAPATDTFKVSCSYLAGWKASSQLTVSGPRARKKAELAAQIIWDRLRRECCEYDETLTEFLGVNTCHPGIAPEQDAEEVVLRLSVRDHSRVKVNRFGKELAPLITNGPPGITGFAGGRPKAQEIIAFWPALIPKHLVKTRVTVE